A genomic region of Pelagicoccus enzymogenes contains the following coding sequences:
- a CDS encoding TonB-dependent receptor has translation MYPAPKRFLAYSFLLSFSAVWLRAHDAVYLPAFEVAGRESSLHGEASSASQGFVGADELQLSLGEGSGGLLEAVPGMVATQHSGSGKGNQYFLRGFNLDHGTDFAVSVDGMPVNIASHGHGQGYADLNFLIPEMVSMVSYLKGPYYSMVGDFSSAGSASLQLRDLVERDFAEVGIGEYGQQRFVSGVSRELAGGDSLFGLELENNDGPWDLDENLRKRNGFFRYSKGNYDQKFSLTFMGYDSSWTATDQIPEREVESGRLSDFGFVDPTVGGRTSRYSLSANWKRDRGHVRTFATAYGIHYDMNLWSNFTYFLDDEEDGDQFEQADRRQTYGLSLGKVFYYQELWGKQVNHTVILQGRWDEIDKLGLYKTRERSRLEAVREDAASVVSTALAYEATLDWTARLRSQVGMRWDRVDGEVQAIGGLASRKAGDDIVSPKANLIFTQNDAFEWYASFGEAFHSNDVRGMVDGADPLAGSQGSELGLRYQIPGKLNASLAVWDLDLDSELLYVGDAGTNEISGASERNGVDVAVYAALSGNLSMDLDYTWSDARYRDAAAGEAFIPGVVEEKLGLGAVYRFGEDYDVSLRYRYFGGRPLDEAGSVFSESSETVSLQVAGRLSDWEWTAQLSNLFDSRDPDISYYYESRLPGEPSGGVADIHSHVMKPRRLQLTLRRLF, from the coding sequence ATGTACCCGGCTCCTAAGCGATTTCTAGCCTACTCATTTCTTCTAAGCTTTTCCGCCGTTTGGCTACGGGCTCACGACGCGGTCTACTTGCCCGCTTTCGAGGTTGCGGGGCGGGAAAGCTCCTTGCACGGCGAAGCGTCGAGCGCGTCGCAGGGCTTCGTGGGAGCAGACGAGTTGCAGCTTTCCCTTGGCGAGGGGAGCGGGGGGCTGCTGGAGGCGGTGCCCGGGATGGTCGCCACCCAGCACAGCGGTTCCGGCAAGGGCAACCAGTATTTCCTCAGAGGCTTCAACCTCGACCACGGCACGGATTTCGCGGTTTCGGTGGACGGCATGCCGGTGAACATCGCCTCGCACGGACACGGGCAGGGCTACGCCGACTTAAACTTCCTCATCCCGGAGATGGTTTCCATGGTCTCCTACTTGAAGGGCCCCTACTATTCGATGGTGGGCGACTTTTCCTCGGCGGGTTCGGCGAGCCTGCAACTGCGTGATTTGGTGGAGCGGGACTTTGCGGAAGTGGGTATTGGCGAATATGGGCAGCAACGCTTCGTGTCGGGCGTTTCCCGGGAGCTGGCCGGCGGCGATAGCCTGTTTGGCCTCGAGTTGGAGAACAACGACGGTCCTTGGGATCTGGACGAAAACCTCAGGAAGCGAAACGGATTCTTTCGGTATTCGAAAGGTAACTACGATCAAAAGTTTTCCCTGACCTTCATGGGCTACGATTCCAGCTGGACGGCTACCGACCAGATCCCCGAGCGGGAAGTTGAATCGGGGCGTCTGTCGGATTTCGGTTTCGTGGATCCAACGGTTGGCGGCAGGACCAGCCGCTACAGCCTCTCGGCCAATTGGAAGCGAGATCGTGGACACGTGCGAACTTTTGCCACGGCTTACGGAATTCATTACGACATGAACCTGTGGTCGAACTTTACCTACTTCCTCGACGACGAAGAGGATGGCGACCAGTTCGAGCAGGCGGACCGGCGGCAGACCTATGGCTTGAGTCTGGGCAAGGTTTTTTATTACCAAGAGCTCTGGGGAAAGCAGGTGAACCATACCGTGATTTTGCAAGGCCGGTGGGACGAGATCGACAAGCTGGGGCTTTACAAGACGCGGGAACGGAGTCGGTTGGAAGCGGTACGCGAAGATGCGGCCAGCGTGGTTTCGACGGCCCTAGCCTACGAGGCGACCCTCGATTGGACTGCCCGCTTGAGGAGCCAGGTCGGGATGCGTTGGGATAGGGTTGACGGCGAGGTGCAAGCCATCGGAGGGCTCGCTTCCCGTAAGGCGGGCGACGATATCGTAAGCCCGAAGGCGAACTTGATTTTCACGCAGAACGACGCCTTTGAATGGTACGCGAGCTTTGGCGAAGCCTTTCACAGCAACGACGTTCGCGGCATGGTGGATGGGGCCGATCCCTTGGCGGGCTCGCAAGGGAGCGAGCTAGGTCTGCGTTACCAGATTCCCGGCAAGCTGAACGCGTCGCTGGCGGTGTGGGACTTGGACCTCGACTCGGAGCTGCTCTATGTTGGGGATGCCGGTACCAACGAGATTTCAGGCGCCAGCGAGCGGAACGGAGTGGATGTGGCTGTTTACGCTGCCCTGAGCGGGAACCTAAGCATGGACTTGGACTACACCTGGAGCGATGCCCGCTACCGGGACGCGGCGGCTGGCGAGGCCTTCATTCCTGGAGTGGTGGAGGAGAAGCTGGGCTTGGGAGCGGTTTACCGTTTTGGCGAGGACTACGATGTTTCCCTGCGCTATCGCTACTTCGGAGGCCGTCCTTTGGATGAAGCGGGATCCGTGTTTTCGGAATCCTCGGAAACGGTTTCCTTGCAAGTTGCGGGACGCTTGTCGGATTGGGAGTGGACGGCGCAGCTTTCGAATCTGTTCGATTCGCGGGATCCCGATATCAGCTACTACTACGAATCGCGCTTGCCGGGCGAACCGAGCGGAGGAGTAGCGGACATTCATTCCCACGTGATGAAGCCGCGTCGCTTGCAGCTTACGCTGAGGCGTCTTTTTTAG
- a CDS encoding sigma-54-dependent transcriptional regulator produces MSTILIVDDDEEIRYSLGRVLGSRGYQIETAGSGEEGIEKIKAGLKPDLIMCDVRMGGISGIETLQHMRSASSSLQIVLMTAFGTAQTAIEAMKFGAYDYIMKPFDVDKVIEIAEKAISSSKDMKSANKYEKKVNYDDYKEGIVGNSPAMQEVFKVIGQVAASDATVLVTGESGTGKELIAKCINQHSLRSGGPFVAVNCAAIPDNLIESELFGHEKGSFTGATTQRIGRFEQCDRGTIFLDEIGDMALATQTKILRVLQEGEIQRVGSTETIKVDVRVIAATNKDLEKMVKEKEFREDLYYRLNVFRIRVPALRERKEDIPDIVDFMLQNLVKERKARVTRVSPDALNALVSYAWPGNVRELGNVVYRSAVVAQGDAILMKDLPDTIRGISEEGPVAAAAPAVEPAAVRAELAPAESSPEGSDSPEPLAEKGAEPIASAPAPAVPAAEPMPISLPAIYDKLYHELRERQEMRILTLIERQMIQRAITETGGNQARAAEILGITRNTLKKRLDEYSAE; encoded by the coding sequence ATGAGCACCATTTTAATCGTGGATGACGACGAAGAGATCCGCTACTCGCTAGGACGCGTCCTAGGCAGTCGCGGGTACCAGATCGAAACGGCCGGCAGCGGCGAGGAGGGTATCGAGAAAATCAAAGCGGGACTGAAGCCGGACTTGATCATGTGCGACGTGCGCATGGGGGGCATCTCGGGGATCGAGACCTTGCAGCACATGCGTTCGGCCAGTTCCAGTTTGCAGATCGTCTTGATGACCGCATTCGGCACGGCCCAGACGGCAATCGAAGCGATGAAGTTCGGGGCCTACGACTACATCATGAAGCCTTTCGACGTAGACAAGGTGATCGAGATCGCGGAGAAGGCGATCAGCTCGTCGAAGGACATGAAGTCCGCCAATAAATACGAGAAGAAGGTCAACTACGACGACTACAAGGAAGGCATCGTGGGCAATTCGCCTGCCATGCAGGAAGTTTTCAAGGTCATCGGCCAAGTGGCAGCCAGTGACGCGACGGTCTTGGTAACCGGCGAAAGCGGTACCGGTAAGGAGCTGATCGCCAAGTGCATCAACCAGCACAGCCTGCGTTCCGGCGGCCCCTTCGTAGCGGTCAATTGCGCCGCCATTCCGGATAATTTGATCGAGAGCGAGCTCTTCGGCCACGAGAAGGGGAGCTTCACGGGAGCGACGACGCAGCGCATCGGACGCTTCGAGCAGTGCGATCGGGGCACCATCTTTCTGGACGAGATCGGCGACATGGCTTTGGCCACCCAGACCAAGATTTTACGCGTTTTGCAGGAGGGCGAAATCCAGCGAGTGGGTAGCACGGAGACCATCAAGGTGGACGTGCGCGTCATCGCTGCGACCAACAAGGATCTGGAAAAGATGGTGAAGGAGAAGGAGTTCCGCGAGGACTTGTACTATCGCCTCAATGTCTTTCGCATCCGCGTCCCCGCCTTGCGGGAGCGCAAGGAAGACATTCCTGACATCGTCGATTTCATGCTGCAAAACCTCGTCAAGGAGCGGAAGGCGCGTGTCACGCGAGTGTCGCCCGACGCCTTGAACGCTTTGGTTTCCTACGCTTGGCCGGGCAACGTGCGGGAGCTCGGCAACGTGGTGTATCGCAGCGCGGTCGTTGCCCAGGGCGATGCGATCCTGATGAAGGACCTGCCGGATACCATCCGCGGCATTTCGGAGGAAGGCCCGGTAGCGGCCGCTGCTCCAGCGGTCGAGCCGGCGGCAGTAAGAGCTGAATTGGCGCCCGCAGAATCGTCTCCGGAAGGGAGCGATAGCCCGGAGCCTCTCGCAGAAAAAGGGGCGGAACCGATAGCGTCGGCGCCTGCTCCCGCAGTCCCTGCGGCGGAGCCGATGCCGATCTCGTTGCCCGCCATCTACGACAAGCTTTACCACGAGCTGCGCGAGCGTCAGGAGATGCGGATTTTGACTTTGATCGAACGTCAGATGATCCAGCGGGCCATCACCGAAACGGGAGGCAACCAAGCCCGGGCGGCGGAAATTCTGGGCATCACCCGCAATACGCTGAAGAAGCGTCTGGACGAATATTCGGCCGAGTAG
- the fabD gene encoding ACP S-malonyltransferase: MTTALMFSGQGAQKVGMGKDLYENSEIARALYDKADEILGWKITDLSFEGPQEALTETKVCQVALFVHGYAVYEIMKAQGKLGDVKVAMGLSLGEVTAYTAAGVFDFETGLKVVAERARLMQEACEATNGSMAAVIGVERDVVAAFCEEMDVEMANLNCPGQIVISGEASKIAAAVEAGKERGFRRVMPLDVAGAYHSRLMMPAREGFAAYLAEVEFKAPQFTVFTNTTGKEVSEPNDLREALVKQVVSSVLWEDCLVNAAAGGVDLFWELGVGGVLKGQVKRTNKDWANAAFETWADLEA, translated from the coding sequence ATGACGACCGCGTTGATGTTTTCCGGACAAGGCGCCCAGAAAGTGGGCATGGGCAAGGACCTTTACGAGAACAGCGAGATTGCTCGCGCTCTCTACGACAAGGCTGACGAGATTCTCGGCTGGAAGATCACGGATCTCTCCTTCGAAGGTCCGCAGGAAGCTTTGACGGAAACCAAGGTCTGCCAAGTGGCTCTTTTCGTGCACGGCTATGCGGTGTACGAGATCATGAAAGCCCAGGGCAAGCTGGGCGACGTAAAGGTTGCCATGGGCTTGAGCCTTGGCGAAGTGACGGCTTACACGGCAGCGGGCGTCTTCGATTTCGAGACGGGCCTCAAGGTCGTGGCGGAGCGGGCTCGCCTGATGCAGGAGGCGTGCGAGGCGACCAACGGGTCCATGGCAGCTGTCATCGGCGTGGAGCGCGACGTGGTTGCGGCGTTTTGCGAGGAAATGGACGTGGAGATGGCCAACCTCAATTGCCCTGGCCAGATCGTAATTTCGGGTGAAGCTTCCAAGATCGCGGCCGCGGTCGAGGCAGGCAAGGAGCGCGGTTTCCGCCGCGTGATGCCGCTCGACGTGGCGGGCGCTTACCACAGCCGCTTGATGATGCCAGCTCGCGAAGGCTTTGCGGCCTACTTGGCGGAGGTTGAGTTCAAGGCTCCGCAGTTCACGGTTTTCACGAACACGACCGGCAAGGAAGTTTCCGAGCCCAACGATCTGCGCGAAGCTTTGGTGAAGCAGGTCGTATCTTCCGTGCTTTGGGAGGATTGCCTGGTCAACGCGGCTGCTGGCGGCGTGGACCTCTTCTGGGAACTCGGCGTGGGCGGAGTGCTCAAGGGGCAAGTCAAGCGTACCAACAAGGATTGGGCGAACGCGGCCTTCGAGACTTGGGCCGACTTGGAAGCTTAA
- a CDS encoding REP-associated tyrosine transposase, translating into MSQRTATRKSANNPSGSLGQRARPWRQGACQGIPIPRGTKRHAPASPQNVESRSALLGERRRALLYHDLPTRPRQPGLTAGDLPQQLLETVQFYHRRHTWHCRLFLLMPDHLHALIAFPSRDSMTKTIANWKRYTARTLSIDWQTNFFDHRIRNDENWELKAQYIRENPVRAGLVKHSQDWPHFIAPDR; encoded by the coding sequence CTGTCCCAGCGGACCGCAACGCGCAAATCCGCAAACAACCCCAGCGGCTCGCTGGGACAGCGAGCCCGACCTTGGCGACAAGGCGCTTGCCAGGGCATCCCAATTCCGAGAGGAACAAAACGCCATGCCCCTGCCTCGCCGCAAAACGTTGAATCACGTTCCGCCCTCCTGGGTGAAAGACGGAGAGCTTTACTTTATCACGATCTGCCAACGAGACCGAGACAGCCCGGACTGACCGCCGGCGATCTCCCGCAACAATTGCTCGAAACCGTTCAATTCTACCACCGGCGCCACACTTGGCACTGCCGTCTCTTCCTGCTCATGCCCGACCACCTCCACGCCCTTATCGCATTCCCCAGTCGAGATTCGATGACAAAAACTATCGCAAATTGGAAACGGTACACAGCCCGCACTCTTTCGATCGACTGGCAGACCAACTTCTTCGACCACCGCATCCGCAACGATGAAAACTGGGAACTCAAGGCGCAGTATATCCGAGAAAATCCCGTCCGAGCTGGACTCGTCAAACACAGCCAAGACTGGCCCCACTTCATCGCGCCCGACAGGTAG